A section of the Rhizobium sp. BG4 genome encodes:
- the gatA gene encoding Asp-tRNA(Asn)/Glu-tRNA(Gln) amidotransferase subunit GatA produces MSELTSLTIAEAREKLRAREITATELTEAYISAIDAANGQLNAYIKTTPDLARVMAKKSDERIAAGKAGDLEGIPLGIKDLFATVGVHTQACSHILDGFEPRYESTVTQNLWDDGAVMLGKLNMDEFAMGSSNETSHYGAVINPWRASGSNQQLVPGGSSGGSAAAVAAHLCAGATATDTGGSIRQPAAFTGTVGIKPTYGRCSRWGTVAFASSLDQAGPIARDVRDAAILLKSMASVDAKDTTSVDLPVPDYEAALGKSLKGMKIGIPNEYRVDGMPEEIETLWQQGIAWLKDAGAEIVNISLPHTKYALPAYYIVAPAEASSNLARYDGVRYGLRVDGKDIADMYEKTRAAGFGKEVKRRIMIGTYVLSAGYYDAYYIKAQKVRTLIKRDFEIAFDAGVDAILTPATPSSAFGVADENLAADPVAMYLNDIFTVTVNMAGLPGIAVPAGLDHKGLPLGLQLIGKPFDEETLFKTAHVIEQAAGKFSPAKWW; encoded by the coding sequence ATGAGCGAACTCACCAGCCTGACCATTGCCGAAGCCCGCGAGAAGCTGCGCGCCAGAGAGATCACCGCGACCGAACTCACCGAAGCCTATATCTCGGCGATCGACGCGGCCAATGGCCAGCTGAACGCCTATATCAAGACCACCCCCGATCTCGCCCGCGTCATGGCGAAGAAGTCGGATGAGCGTATCGCTGCCGGCAAGGCTGGTGATCTCGAAGGTATTCCGCTCGGCATCAAGGATCTGTTCGCCACCGTCGGCGTCCACACCCAGGCCTGCAGCCACATTCTCGACGGCTTCGAGCCGCGCTACGAATCGACCGTCACCCAGAACCTCTGGGACGATGGCGCCGTCATGCTCGGCAAGCTGAACATGGACGAATTCGCCATGGGCTCGTCGAACGAGACCTCGCACTACGGCGCGGTCATCAACCCCTGGCGCGCCTCCGGCTCCAACCAGCAGCTCGTTCCGGGCGGTTCGTCTGGCGGTTCGGCCGCTGCCGTTGCGGCCCATCTCTGCGCCGGCGCTACCGCGACCGATACCGGCGGTTCGATCCGCCAGCCCGCAGCCTTCACCGGCACCGTCGGCATCAAGCCGACCTATGGCCGCTGCTCGCGCTGGGGCACCGTCGCCTTCGCATCCTCGCTCGACCAGGCGGGCCCGATCGCCCGCGACGTGCGCGATGCCGCAATCCTCCTGAAGTCGATGGCATCAGTCGATGCCAAGGACACGACTTCGGTCGATCTGCCGGTTCCGGATTATGAAGCCGCACTCGGCAAATCGCTGAAGGGCATGAAGATCGGTATCCCGAACGAATACCGCGTCGATGGCATGCCGGAGGAGATCGAAACTCTCTGGCAGCAGGGTATCGCCTGGCTGAAGGATGCTGGCGCCGAGATCGTCAACATCTCGCTGCCGCACACGAAATACGCCCTTCCGGCCTATTACATCGTGGCTCCCGCCGAAGCGTCCTCGAACCTTGCCCGTTACGACGGCGTTCGCTACGGCCTGCGCGTGGATGGCAAGGACATTGCCGACATGTACGAGAAGACCCGCGCCGCGGGCTTCGGCAAGGAAGTCAAGCGCCGCATCATGATCGGCACCTACGTTCTTTCGGCCGGTTACTACGACGCTTACTACATCAAGGCCCAGAAGGTCCGTACGCTGATCAAGCGCGACTTCGAAATCGCTTTCGATGCCGGTGTCGACGCCATCCTGACGCCCGCCACCCCGTCCTCGGCCTTCGGCGTCGCCGACGAAAATCTGGCTGCCGATCCTGTTGCCATGTACCTGAACGACATCTTCACGGTGACTGTCAACATGGCAGGTCTCCCGGGCATCGCCGTTCCCGCCGGTCTCGACCACAAGGGCCTGCCCCTCGGTCTCCAGCTGATCGGCAAGCCCTTCGACGAGGAAACCCTCTTCAAGACCGCGCATGTCATCGAACAGGCTGCCGGCAAGTTCTCGCCTGCCAAGTGGTGGTAA
- the gatC gene encoding Asp-tRNA(Asn)/Glu-tRNA(Gln) amidotransferase subunit GatC — protein MSVDLATVKRVARLARIAVSEDEANRMVGELNGILGFVEQLSEVNVEGVEAMTSVTPMAMKKRTDQVTDGNKADDVVANAPVTDHNFFLVPKVVE, from the coding sequence ATGTCCGTCGATCTTGCCACCGTTAAGCGCGTTGCGCGCCTTGCCCGTATAGCCGTCTCCGAAGACGAGGCAAATCGCATGGTGGGCGAGCTCAATGGCATTCTCGGCTTCGTCGAACAGCTCTCCGAAGTGAATGTCGAAGGCGTCGAGGCGATGACCTCCGTTACGCCGATGGCGATGAAGAAGCGGACCGACCAGGTGACCGACGGCAACAAGGCCGACGACGTCGTCGCCAACGCCCCCGTCACCGACCACAATTTCTTCCTGGTGCCGAAAGTCGTCGAATAA
- a CDS encoding metal-dependent hydrolase, which produces MKITWLGHSAFRIETGKATILLDPFLTYNSSFEGQDIKDVSAGVTHILLTHGHGDHVGDTIALAKETGATVLANADLGSWLAAKGVSKIEMGNTGGTISLGSFSATFTNALHSSAQVTEDGIAHALGNANGLMLHFDDEASILAMGDTDIFSDMALINELHQPDIGLVPIGDRFTMGGAVAALACQRYFNFKTAIPCHYGTFPIIDQTADKFVSGMEGSKTEVKAIKPGETLWL; this is translated from the coding sequence ATGAAGATCACCTGGCTCGGTCATTCCGCCTTCCGCATCGAAACCGGCAAGGCAACTATCCTCCTTGACCCCTTCCTGACCTATAACTCTTCCTTCGAGGGACAGGACATCAAGGATGTATCGGCGGGCGTCACCCATATTCTCCTCACCCACGGCCATGGCGACCATGTCGGCGACACCATTGCACTTGCCAAGGAAACCGGCGCCACCGTCCTCGCTAATGCCGATCTCGGCTCCTGGCTTGCCGCCAAGGGCGTCTCGAAGATCGAAATGGGCAATACCGGCGGCACGATTTCGCTCGGCAGCTTCTCGGCGACCTTCACCAATGCGCTGCATTCCTCCGCACAGGTCACCGAAGACGGCATCGCCCATGCACTCGGCAATGCCAACGGCCTGATGCTGCATTTCGACGACGAAGCCTCGATCCTCGCCATGGGCGACACCGACATCTTCTCCGACATGGCGCTGATCAACGAGCTGCACCAGCCCGATATCGGCCTCGTGCCGATCGGCGACCGATTCACCATGGGCGGTGCTGTGGCGGCTCTCGCCTGCCAGCGCTACTTCAACTTCAAGACCGCGATCCCCTGCCATTACGGCACCTTCCCGATCATCGACCAGACCGCCGACAAGTTCGTCTCCGGCATGGAAGGTTCGAAGACCGAAGTGAAGGCAATCAAGCCGGGCGAAACGCTGTGGCTTTGA
- a CDS encoding DUF6105 family protein, which translates to MKWFLIFWLGPIVFLSGWYWLSYYDINFGIFMLSRQVHDLTFEVYGKILGVPPETIPPLVARAIAVDSLVVIAIIAFRRRKKIAAWWAARQSSKSADLESADSLSRAP; encoded by the coding sequence ATGAAGTGGTTCCTGATCTTCTGGTTGGGTCCGATCGTTTTCCTGAGCGGCTGGTACTGGCTTTCCTACTACGACATCAATTTCGGCATCTTCATGCTGAGCCGGCAGGTTCACGACCTGACATTTGAGGTCTATGGCAAGATCCTCGGCGTTCCGCCGGAAACCATTCCGCCGCTCGTCGCCCGTGCCATCGCCGTCGATAGCCTCGTCGTCATCGCCATCATCGCCTTCCGCCGCCGCAAGAAGATCGCGGCCTGGTGGGCGGCGCGTCAGTCGTCGAAATCGGCTGATCTCGAAAGCGCCGACAGCCTGTCCAGAGCGCCCTGA
- a CDS encoding TetR/AcrR family transcriptional regulator codes for MLNDTMVLAPVAPGEPEKRIRDRSATEKAILNAAKALLAEEGFQNFGINAVARRAGCDKQLIYRYYGGLNGLVEAIGADLGTWVKDRIPEDTGGMFLLTYGDLMERLSLLFLEALRDDPLMRRIVAWEVSENTEQVRRLSEARSKALSVWLDRMRGSLTPPKGVDTAAVNAILFAAIQHLVLSAAAGGQCAGLPLKNAKDWEKAALAVKRIVRGVYG; via the coding sequence ATGCTGAACGACACCATGGTTTTGGCGCCTGTCGCCCCCGGCGAGCCGGAAAAGCGCATCCGCGACCGCAGCGCCACCGAGAAGGCGATCCTGAACGCCGCCAAGGCGCTGCTCGCCGAGGAAGGCTTCCAGAATTTCGGCATCAACGCGGTGGCCCGCCGCGCCGGTTGCGACAAGCAGCTGATCTACCGCTATTACGGGGGTCTCAACGGTCTGGTCGAGGCGATCGGCGCCGATCTCGGCACCTGGGTCAAGGACCGTATCCCGGAAGATACCGGCGGCATGTTCCTGCTGACCTATGGCGACCTGATGGAGCGGCTGTCGCTGCTCTTCCTCGAGGCGCTGCGCGACGATCCGCTGATGCGCCGCATCGTTGCCTGGGAAGTCTCGGAAAATACCGAGCAGGTGAGGCGGCTCTCGGAAGCAAGATCCAAGGCGCTGTCGGTATGGCTTGACCGTATGCGCGGCTCGCTGACGCCCCCGAAGGGCGTCGATACCGCTGCCGTCAATGCGATTCTCTTCGCCGCCATCCAGCATCTGGTGCTCTCGGCCGCTGCCGGCGGCCAATGCGCCGGGCTGCCGCTGAAGAATGCCAAGGACTGGGAAAAGGCGGCACTCGCCGTCAAGCGCATCGTTCGCGGCGTCTACGGCTGA
- a CDS encoding GNAT family N-acetyltransferase, which yields MSEIRKARLGDLDQIYAISLLTGDAGKDATRLYKDGQLIGHIYSAPYIVLSPDTSFVVEDEEGVAGYIVGPHDTAAFEARLEREWWPALRARYEEPQGDPAGWNADERRIHTIHHPEAAFAPRVAAFPAHIHMNLLPRLQGRGLGTRLLDLWISTAREAGVKGVYLGANAENVSGQRFWASRGFERLAPPLVASADRSVWFGQYL from the coding sequence ATGAGCGAAATCCGCAAGGCCCGTCTTGGCGATCTCGACCAGATCTACGCCATCTCTTTGCTAACAGGCGATGCCGGCAAGGATGCTACCCGTCTTTACAAAGACGGCCAGCTGATAGGCCACATCTACTCGGCGCCCTACATCGTGCTGAGCCCCGACACCTCATTCGTCGTCGAGGACGAAGAGGGCGTCGCCGGCTATATCGTCGGCCCCCATGATACGGCGGCTTTCGAAGCGAGACTCGAGCGTGAATGGTGGCCGGCCCTGCGCGCCCGCTATGAGGAGCCGCAAGGCGATCCCGCGGGCTGGAATGCCGACGAACGCCGCATCCACACGATCCATCATCCCGAAGCCGCTTTCGCACCGAGGGTGGCGGCCTTTCCCGCCCATATCCACATGAACCTGCTGCCGCGCCTGCAGGGGCGGGGGCTCGGCACTAGGCTTCTCGATCTCTGGATATCGACGGCGCGCGAGGCCGGGGTGAAGGGCGTCTATCTCGGCGCCAATGCCGAGAATGTCAGCGGCCAGCGCTTCTGGGCCTCCCGCGGCTTCGAGCGTCTGGCGCCGCCGCTGGTGGCATCGGCAGACCGCTCCGTCTGGTTCGGCCAGTATCTCTAG
- a CDS encoding acyl-CoA dehydrogenase family protein, translating into MTPAEEKLAELNQPSLWSGINAYRSDPLIVDLTAGLPRGTREDLENMGRYVTSPEAQELARMANQGTPQLRTHGPRGERLDVVEFHPAWHALMRRSMSVGLHSSVWDPQADADAKDQSHKIRAARFYLTAQLESGHLCPLTMTSASVAALSASPAVQKDWAPKILSRKYDSSNKPAMQKTAVTIGMGMTEKQGGTDVRSSKSSAEKVSEGIYRLSGHKWFMSAPMSDAFIMLAQTKEGMGCFLVPRLLEDGSANGLQFQRLKDKIGNRSNASSEVEFNDTFGFLLGGPDAGIRTILDMVTLTRLDCALASSGIMRASLAEAVHHTRGRSVFGKMLVHQPIMTRVLADMALDVAAATALSFRLADAFDKARNNAEEAAYARVMTPVAKYWCCKIAPALIYEAMECIGGSGYIEERPIARHYREAPVNAIWEGSGNVMALDLLRVLSRGKDLFETVFAGLARDLGPAGKKTIDVLRAAMALCERDEGAARLLIEQLALAAGAAELYRLGAGRIADAFIETRLAGGWRATYGMLDARFDASYIVDLLYPPAS; encoded by the coding sequence ATGACTCCCGCTGAAGAAAAACTCGCCGAGCTGAACCAGCCAAGCCTCTGGTCAGGTATCAATGCCTACCGCTCCGATCCGCTGATCGTCGACCTGACGGCAGGGCTGCCGCGCGGCACGCGTGAAGACCTGGAAAACATGGGCCGCTACGTCACCTCTCCGGAGGCGCAGGAGCTGGCGCGCATGGCAAACCAGGGCACGCCGCAGCTGCGCACCCATGGCCCGCGCGGCGAGCGTCTGGATGTCGTCGAGTTCCATCCGGCCTGGCACGCGCTGATGCGCCGTTCGATGTCCGTCGGTCTGCATTCCTCCGTCTGGGATCCGCAGGCCGATGCCGATGCCAAGGACCAGTCGCACAAGATCCGCGCCGCCCGTTTTTACCTGACGGCGCAGCTCGAATCCGGCCATCTCTGCCCGCTGACGATGACGAGCGCCTCTGTTGCTGCTCTCTCGGCGTCGCCCGCCGTCCAGAAGGACTGGGCGCCGAAGATCCTGTCGCGTAAATACGATTCGTCGAACAAGCCGGCCATGCAAAAGACTGCCGTGACGATCGGCATGGGCATGACCGAAAAGCAGGGCGGCACGGACGTCCGCTCCAGCAAGAGCTCGGCCGAAAAGGTCAGCGAAGGCATCTACCGTCTCTCGGGCCACAAGTGGTTCATGTCGGCGCCGATGAGCGACGCCTTCATCATGCTGGCGCAGACCAAGGAGGGCATGGGCTGCTTCCTCGTTCCGCGCCTGCTCGAAGACGGCTCCGCCAACGGCCTGCAGTTCCAGCGCCTGAAGGACAAGATCGGCAACCGCTCGAATGCTTCCTCGGAAGTCGAGTTCAACGACACGTTCGGCTTTCTGCTCGGCGGTCCCGATGCCGGTATCCGCACCATCCTCGACATGGTGACACTGACGCGGCTTGATTGCGCGCTGGCCTCGTCGGGCATCATGCGCGCGTCGCTCGCCGAAGCCGTTCATCACACCCGCGGCCGCAGCGTCTTCGGCAAGATGCTCGTCCACCAGCCGATCATGACCCGCGTTCTCGCCGACATGGCGCTCGACGTGGCGGCGGCGACGGCGCTCTCCTTCCGTCTTGCCGATGCCTTCGACAAGGCGCGCAACAATGCGGAGGAAGCGGCCTACGCCCGCGTCATGACGCCGGTTGCCAAATACTGGTGCTGCAAGATCGCCCCCGCGCTCATCTATGAAGCGATGGAATGCATCGGCGGCAGCGGCTACATCGAGGAACGCCCGATCGCCCGTCATTACAGAGAGGCCCCGGTCAACGCGATCTGGGAAGGCTCCGGTAATGTGATGGCGCTCGATCTGCTGCGGGTGCTCTCGCGCGGCAAGGATCTGTTCGAGACGGTTTTCGCCGGTCTCGCCCGCGATCTCGGTCCAGCCGGCAAGAAGACCATCGACGTGCTGCGCGCTGCCATGGCGCTTTGCGAGCGCGACGAGGGCGCTGCCCGCCTGTTGATCGAACAGCTGGCGCTCGCTGCCGGTGCCGCCGAGCTCTACCGTCTCGGTGCCGGACGCATCGCCGATGCCTTTATCGAAACCCGTCTCGCCGGCGGCTGGCGCGCCACCTACGGCATGCTGGATGCCCGTTTCGATGCGAGCTACATCGTCGATCTCCTCTACCCGCCGGCCAGCTGA
- a CDS encoding aspartate carbamoyltransferase catalytic subunit: MVFFPHRHLIGIKGLTEQDITYLLDKADEAVKISRQREKKTSTLRGLTQINLFFEASTRTQASFELAGKRLGADVMNMSVGNSSVKKGETLIDTAMTLNAMRPDVLVIRHSSAGAAALLAQKVSCSVVNAGDGQHEHPTQALLDALTIRRAKGKLSRIIVAICGDVLHSRVARSNILLLNAMGARVRVVAPATLLPAGIADMGVEVFHSMKEGLKDADVVMMLRLQRERMSGAFVPSVREYYHFYGLDAETLKAAKEDALVMHPGPMNRGVEIASEVADGPQSVIAEQVEMGVAVRMAVMETLLVSQNQGPRTEGVGA; encoded by the coding sequence ATGGTCTTTTTTCCCCACCGCCACCTCATCGGCATCAAGGGTCTCACCGAGCAGGATATTACCTATCTCCTCGACAAGGCCGACGAGGCCGTCAAGATCAGCCGTCAGAGAGAAAAGAAGACGTCGACGCTGAGAGGGCTGACACAGATCAACCTCTTCTTCGAAGCTTCGACGCGAACGCAGGCATCCTTCGAACTCGCCGGAAAGCGGCTCGGCGCCGACGTCATGAACATGTCGGTCGGCAACTCGTCGGTCAAGAAGGGCGAAACGCTGATCGATACGGCGATGACGCTGAACGCGATGCGCCCCGATGTGCTGGTCATCCGCCATTCGAGCGCCGGTGCGGCCGCCCTCCTCGCACAAAAGGTCTCCTGCTCGGTCGTCAATGCCGGCGACGGACAGCATGAACATCCGACGCAGGCACTGCTCGATGCGCTGACGATCCGCCGCGCCAAGGGCAAGCTCTCGCGCATCATCGTGGCGATCTGCGGCGACGTGCTGCATTCGCGCGTCGCACGTTCCAACATCCTGCTTTTGAACGCCATGGGCGCCCGGGTCCGCGTCGTCGCTCCGGCGACGCTGTTGCCGGCCGGGATCGCAGACATGGGCGTCGAAGTCTTCCATTCGATGAAGGAAGGCCTGAAGGACGCCGATGTCGTGATGATGCTGCGCCTGCAGCGCGAGCGCATGTCCGGCGCCTTCGTGCCGTCGGTGCGTGAATATTACCACTTCTACGGCCTCGATGCCGAAACGCTGAAGGCGGCGAAGGAAGATGCGCTGGTCATGCATCCGGGTCCGATGAACCGCGGTGTCGAAATCGCATCCGAAGTGGCCGATGGCCCGCAGAGCGTGATCGCCGAGCAGGTCGAGATGGGTGTTGCGGTGCGCATGGCGGTGATGGAGACGCTGCTTGTTTCCCAGAACCAGGGACCTCGCACTGAAGGAGTGGGCGCATGA
- a CDS encoding dihydroorotase → MSNLVLKNVRIIDPSRNLDETGTIIVKDGVIVASGKDAQNQGVPDGAEVRDCNGLVAVPGLVDARVHIGEPGAEHRETIASASRAAAAGGVTSIIMMPDTDPVIDDIALVEFVKKTAKDKALVNVYPAAAITKHLAGEEMTEIGLLMEAGAVAFTDGRSSIHDTQVLRRVMTYAREFGAVISCETRDKYLGATGVMNEGLFASWLGLGGIPKEAELIPLERDLRVAQLTRGNYHAAMISVPESVDAIKLAKSRGAKVTCGISINNLALNENDIGEYRTFFKLYPPLRTEDDRVAMVEALAKGEIDIIVSSHDPQDVDTKRLPFGEAADGAVGLETLLAAALRLHHSGQVSLMRLIDAMSTRPAQIFGLDAGTLKPGAKADIALIDLEEPWLVAKDMLLSRSKNTPFEDARFSGRAVATYVGGTKVHSLD, encoded by the coding sequence ATGAGCAACCTCGTCCTCAAGAACGTCCGCATCATCGACCCCTCACGCAATCTCGATGAAACCGGCACCATCATCGTCAAGGATGGCGTGATCGTCGCATCGGGCAAGGATGCGCAGAACCAGGGCGTGCCCGATGGCGCCGAAGTGCGCGATTGCAACGGCCTCGTCGCGGTCCCCGGCCTCGTCGACGCCCGCGTGCATATCGGCGAGCCCGGTGCCGAGCACCGCGAGACCATCGCATCGGCCAGCCGTGCTGCGGCAGCGGGCGGTGTCACCTCGATCATCATGATGCCGGATACCGATCCTGTGATCGACGACATCGCGCTCGTCGAATTCGTCAAGAAGACCGCCAAGGACAAGGCGCTCGTCAATGTCTATCCGGCAGCGGCGATCACCAAGCATCTGGCCGGCGAGGAAATGACCGAGATCGGCCTGCTGATGGAAGCCGGCGCGGTTGCCTTTACCGATGGTCGTTCAAGCATCCATGACACGCAGGTGCTGCGCCGGGTGATGACCTATGCGCGCGAATTCGGCGCCGTCATTTCCTGCGAGACCCGCGACAAATATCTCGGCGCTACCGGCGTCATGAACGAAGGGCTGTTTGCAAGCTGGCTCGGTCTCGGCGGCATTCCGAAGGAAGCCGAGCTGATACCGCTCGAACGCGATCTGCGCGTCGCGCAGCTGACGCGCGGCAACTATCACGCGGCAATGATCTCGGTGCCGGAATCGGTCGATGCGATCAAGCTTGCCAAGAGCCGCGGCGCCAAGGTCACCTGCGGCATCTCGATCAACAATCTGGCGCTCAACGAAAACGACATCGGCGAGTACCGCACCTTCTTCAAGCTCTACCCGCCGCTGCGCACCGAAGACGATCGCGTGGCGATGGTCGAGGCGCTGGCCAAGGGCGAGATCGACATCATCGTTTCCTCGCATGATCCGCAGGACGTCGACACCAAGCGCCTGCCCTTCGGCGAAGCGGCTGATGGCGCCGTTGGCCTCGAGACCCTGCTAGCGGCGGCCCTTCGGCTGCATCACAGCGGCCAGGTCAGCCTGATGCGGCTGATCGATGCGATGTCGACCCGCCCGGCACAGATCTTCGGCCTCGATGCCGGAACGCTGAAGCCCGGCGCCAAGGCCGACATTGCGCTCATCGATCTCGAAGAGCCTTGGCTTGTCGCCAAGGACATGCTTCTGTCGCGCTCGAAGAACACGCCTTTCGAGGACGCCCGTTTCTCGGGCCGGGCGGTCGCGACTTACGTGGGTGGAACGAAGGTACATTCGCTGGACTGA
- the plsY gene encoding glycerol-3-phosphate 1-O-acyltransferase PlsY: MISELTNWQIALPMALVAAVVGYLLGSIPFGLILTRAAGLGDVRNIGSGNIGATNVLRTGNKKLAAATLLLDALKATVAAWIMAYVAGPEAGAIAGLFAFLGHLFPVWLGFKGGKGVATYIGTLLGIAPLFVLVFAAIWLAMAFIFRYSSLAALTAMLVIPVALWIFGAEKVAAVMAIMSVISYYKHKANISRLLSGTESKIGAKG; encoded by the coding sequence ATGATTTCGGAACTCACCAACTGGCAGATCGCCTTGCCGATGGCGCTTGTGGCAGCCGTCGTCGGCTACCTGCTCGGCTCGATCCCCTTCGGTCTGATCCTGACGCGGGCCGCCGGTCTCGGTGACGTCCGCAATATCGGCTCCGGCAATATCGGCGCCACCAACGTGCTGCGCACCGGCAATAAGAAGCTTGCGGCCGCAACGCTGCTGCTCGATGCGCTGAAGGCAACGGTCGCCGCCTGGATCATGGCCTATGTGGCAGGGCCGGAAGCCGGCGCGATTGCAGGTCTCTTTGCCTTCCTCGGCCACCTCTTCCCGGTCTGGCTCGGCTTCAAGGGCGGCAAGGGCGTCGCTACCTATATCGGCACGCTGCTCGGCATCGCGCCGCTTTTCGTCCTCGTCTTCGCGGCCATCTGGCTCGCGATGGCCTTCATCTTCCGTTACTCGTCGCTGGCGGCGCTGACGGCCATGCTTGTCATTCCGGTTGCATTGTGGATATTTGGAGCCGAAAAGGTTGCAGCCGTCATGGCGATCATGTCGGTCATCTCCTATTACAAGCACAAGGCCAACATCTCCCGGCTCCTAAGCGGGACGGAAAGCAAGATCGGGGCGAAGGGATAA
- the dprA gene encoding DNA-processing protein DprA, translating into MSAESARPKGIALSDRQRIAWLRLIRSDNVGPATFRDLINHFGSAEAALAALPELSARGGATRAIKIATEHEAHRELEIARRFGARFIGIGEPDYPQALRQIDGAPPLIAVKGDVSVLHRPAVGVVGSRNASISGAKFAAMIARDCGRAGYAVVSGLARGIDTAAHRASLDTGTVAALAGGLDQPYPPENVPLLEEICEGRGLAISEMPFGWEPRARDFPRRNRLIAGMSLGVAVVEAATRSGSLITARLAAEFGRLVFAVPGSPLDPRCQGTNGLLKDGAMIITSPEDVIEALAPLSQLDLFSAPVAEEPAGNGSDLTPPDDSDRARIADALGPTPVEVDDIIRHTGLPAASVYLVLLELDIAGRLHRHAGGMVSLAMGD; encoded by the coding sequence ATGAGCGCCGAAAGCGCAAGGCCAAAGGGAATTGCGCTTTCAGACCGGCAACGGATCGCCTGGCTGCGTCTCATCCGCTCCGACAATGTCGGCCCTGCCACCTTCCGCGATCTCATCAATCATTTCGGTTCCGCCGAGGCGGCACTGGCTGCCCTGCCCGAGCTCTCAGCCCGCGGCGGCGCAACGCGCGCCATCAAAATTGCGACCGAACACGAAGCCCATCGCGAGCTTGAGATCGCCCGCCGCTTCGGCGCCCGTTTCATCGGCATCGGCGAACCCGATTACCCCCAGGCCCTGCGCCAGATCGACGGCGCACCGCCGCTGATTGCCGTCAAGGGCGACGTTTCCGTTCTCCATCGCCCGGCCGTCGGCGTCGTCGGCTCCCGCAATGCCTCGATCAGTGGTGCGAAGTTTGCGGCGATGATCGCCAGGGATTGCGGACGGGCCGGATATGCCGTGGTCTCCGGCCTGGCGCGCGGCATCGATACGGCCGCCCATCGCGCCAGCCTCGATACCGGCACCGTCGCCGCGCTCGCAGGCGGTCTCGACCAGCCCTACCCACCCGAGAACGTGCCGTTGCTGGAGGAAATCTGCGAGGGGCGCGGACTGGCGATCAGCGAAATGCCGTTCGGCTGGGAGCCCCGCGCCCGCGATTTCCCGCGCCGCAACCGACTGATCGCCGGCATGTCGCTCGGCGTTGCTGTGGTCGAAGCGGCCACGCGTTCGGGATCGCTGATCACCGCACGTCTTGCCGCCGAATTCGGACGGCTGGTCTTTGCCGTTCCCGGCTCGCCGCTCGATCCGCGCTGCCAGGGCACCAACGGATTATTGAAGGACGGGGCGATGATCATCACCTCGCCCGAGGACGTCATCGAGGCGCTAGCGCCGCTCTCGCAGCTCGACCTGTTTTCGGCACCGGTTGCCGAGGAGCCTGCGGGCAACGGCAGCGATCTCACGCCTCCTGATGATTCCGATCGCGCGCGGATTGCCGATGCGCTCGGGCCGACGCCTGTCGAGGTCGACGACATCATCCGGCATACCGGCCTTCCGGCGGCGTCCGTCTATCTCGTTTTATTGGAGCTGGATATTGCCGGACGGCTGCACCGGCATGCCGGCGGCATGGTCTCCCTTGCGATGGGAGACTGA